Genomic DNA from Hordeum vulgare subsp. vulgare chromosome 2H, MorexV3_pseudomolecules_assembly, whole genome shotgun sequence:
CAAAGCTGAAAAAACACGAGGAAATGATCAAGGGAGAGGTCAAATTATGAGGGCCTCGCAGAATCGAGCTCGTTGGCTCGACAACCTTGGTCTTTGCAGACATCTCCACTATAGCAATGACCAGCCGCAAACATTACTAATTATCTAACACTGCCCAGAATAATTGCACTACAAAAACAATCTTTACACTACAGCTTGTAAAAACTATAACTCTCATCTGCTCTGTTTAGAGACATAACTTACTACACTGTATTTTTTTGTCATTCCATCTTCGTCCAGGCAGCCTTCCTGATTGAATAGCAGATTCCATCTCATTGGACCTGGTGTGCAGTGAGGTTGCCAAAGAACAACAAAGAAATCAGTATAATGAGTTGAAAAATTAATGCACTCAATGACAATACACGACAATATTCAATTATGTCTCTAATCAGCTCTTGGGACTCTGAATTTTTATACATAGGCATAGAGGATGATCTAGAGATAGGGGTTGATACTTCTGCCTATTAGTAGTACTCTTACACCACCGCGAACCCCGACGGGCACCCGTTGTACGACGCGTGCGCCGCAGCCTCCGCGGCGTCCTTCAGGCACCCCTCTAGGTCGCCGACGGCTGATGTATGCCAAGACCTGCCATGCTCTGGCCGTCTTGGCGTTCACCAGCCCGCCGGTGCGGTCCACCCGGTAGGCCAGCTCGTCCTTGTTGGCGGCGTCGATGTACACCATGCAGTTCTTGTCGATCTCCTCCTGGATCAGCATCTTGGACAGCTGCGTCACCACCCGCTTCTCGATCCACCTCCGGATCGGCCGAGCGCCATACACCTGCAACAATGTGGAACGAATTCAGAGTCAGCGTCCGAGCCCAAAGAAGGTGAAGAAATTTAGATTGTTGTCACGTACTGGATCGTAGGCCAGAGACGGGATGACATCCAGCGCGGCGTCGGTGACGGCCAGGGCGACGCCCCGCTCGGCCAGCCGGACGGCCACGGCCTTCATCTGCACGCGAGCGACCTTCCTCAGTTGCTCGTGGGACAGCGGGTCGAACACCACAATCTCGTCCAGCCGGTTCAGCAGCTCCGGCCTGAAGTGCCTCCTCACCTGCACACATACAGAATACAGATTACAGAGATAGTTTTGGTGGTTCTGGAATCGAAAACGAACTGATCCATACATACCTCCTGCATGACGAGGTCGCGGGCGACCTTCATGGAGTTCTTGCCCATCATCCCGGCGAGGAGGTGCTCGGCGCCGAGGTTGGAGGTCATGATGATCACGGTGTTCCTGAAGTCCACAGTCCTGCCTTGCCCGTCGGTCAGCCGGCCGTCGTCGAGCACCTGGAGGAGCGTGTTGAACACGACCACCTTGTCCACCTTGTCGAACAGGATCACGCTGTATGGCCTCCTCCTCACCTGCTCCGTCATCTGCCCGCCCTCCTCGTGTCCAACATACCTGCATTCAATGAAATAATTTAATCAGCACCCAACAAATTCAGTCTTTGTTTACCCTCACAATTGCATATGGAGGGTGAAATGTGAATAAGTAGTAACACTTAACAACATGAATTTAGTattcagaattataaattaaatcCTGTAAGCATCCAATTCAGTCTTTCTCTACAGCTAAAAAATTAAGGGATAAAACGTTGAGCAGAATCATCAGTGACTCGGTGTGCTTACCCAGGTGGTGCTCCGATGAGGCGAGCGAAGGAGTGCTGCTCCATGTACTCGGACATGTCGATGCGGACGAGCAGGTTCTCGTCGTCGAACACCGTCCCAACGCGCGGCCGCCGCCTCCCGCGCACATGACCTGCTCTTCGCCCACGCGCTCCTCTTCACCGCCACTCCCGCCTCCCCCACCCCCGATGCGCTCACGCTCGCCGAGCCCCTCCTGGCCAACCTCGACGCCTTCGTCGCCGCCATGGACGAGATCTCCGGCGGGGCCTTCCCGCGTGCAGTGCCGAGCGGCGTGGGGGCGTGTCCCACTCGCGGAGGGCCggcggggaggaagagggcgcGCCGGCGAGGAGGGCCGGTGGGAAGGGAAAGGGCGCGGGGTGGGGGACGTGTTTTTTTTCATCGTTGGTTCGGAGGTGGATTTTTTTCATCGATTGTTCTCCGTGTGGGGTCATGTCGAGGGGATTAAAAGAATCGGTGGGAGGTTTGCATGTACGAGGGGAGGTGGGATCGATCGAGGGTTTTTTACCATCCtgaaggttgaaccatcacgacgacggcagatcccctttaatagtaaAGATTGTTGAAATCCTTTGCCCATCGGCTCCAGTCTGCCCAACGGCTCCTCGCCCCTGGTCTTGACTTGCTCCGCaagaagcatgcatgcatgcgataACTTGGCTCCTGCGCCAGCTCTCCGCATGCAGTGCCACGCCCCGCACGCCCGCATGTATAGGAAGGGATAGCCATCGCTAACTGACGTGCCGCGTCGCCTGGCGCTACCGATGCTGACTAGCTCCAGCACTCTTTCTGTTAGATACTTGATGATCTATCCGTGTATATATATACCTAAGGATTGGATTGAATAAAGTGTGCAGATCAAAATATCCCTCTCTCAATTCTTACATGGTATCAGTTTTCTTCTGATCCTCTCCCCGCTCCGCTCCCCACCTACGGCATGGCCTCGCCCGCTCCACCCTCTCCGGCGAGGTGAATCCCTTCGCCGTCCTCGAGCCCGCCTCAGCCGCTAGTCTTCGGTTGATTCACATCCAGGACCATGTTCCTGTCGTGCTCGATCTCCACACCCCCTCCTTCTCCACTTGGCGCACCTATTTCTCTCACCTTCCGCGAGTTCCAGATCAAGGATCACGTCGACGGCTCGGTGGACGCACGCGCCATGCGCGAGGACGCCAACTGGATGGGGGTCGACGCCAGCATCATCAAGTGTCTCTACCGCACCGTCAGCAACGAGATCCTGTCGCATGTCATCCGCGATGACGACTCGGCTCTCGGCGTGTGGACTTCCATCCGTCAGCTCTTCCTCGACAACCAGCTACAGCTCAAGTGCTTCTCACGACGGAGTTCTACAGCCTCTCTCAGGAGGGCATGGGGTTGTTCGACTACTGTCTTCGCCTCAAGGTCCTCGCCGACGAGCTTCGTGACGTCGGCGCCCCCGTCTCCGACGCCACCATGCTCACCAACCTGATCCGCGGGCTCGGTCCGGACTACGCCAACGCCGCCTCCAACCTCAACCTCCTCACCGAGCCAACTTTCGCCCGCGCCGTTAACTACCTTCGCCTCGAAGAACGGCGCATGCGGCAGTCTACTCTGCAACGCTCCCAGACTGCCCTCGCCGCATGCACTTCACCTCCCGCGCCTCCCGCGGCGCCTCCTGCGGCCGACACCTCTCCGCCTGGGCACGCCCGCAAGAAGAAACGGGGCTCTGACGGCCGCCCTCGTGCCGCCGGCAGGTCCCCGCTGGCCGGCCGTCTACTCCCTCCGGTCCCGCCCCTGCCCCTTGGTTCGGGGGCGTTAATCCGTGGACGGGCGTCGTCCACGCCTGGGCTCTGCCACCGGCGCGTGCGCCCCACCCCGGCATGCTCGGTCCTCGCCCTGCGAGCCACCAGGCTCTGATGGCCGCCTCTCCTCCTGGCGGCTACCCCGCGCCACCACCCAACGCCTGGCCGCCAACTCCTCCTGCGCACTGACTCGGCACCAACAACGGCGGGGCGTCCTCATCCCACGATCCCGCCCTCCTGGCGGCCCTGCACCAGGCCCCTTCCCCGGGCGCGTACTCCGGCAACGGCGACTGGTTCATGGACACCGGCGCCTCCTCCCACATGGCATCCCACCCCGGTATCCTCTCTCGATCCTCCCCGTTCCCTACATCTACCCGTATCGTCGTCGGTGATGGATCTTCTCTCCCCATCACCCACCGCGGCGAtctcttctctctcctctacTTCCCCCTTAAACTCTATGATGTTCTTGTTTCTCCTAATCTCATCACTAACCTCGTTTCTGTCCGTGCCTTAAGACGTCAAAACTTTGTTTCGGTtgattttgacccttttcatttcTCCATCAAGGACATGCGACCAAGACGGTGCTGCTCCGATGTGATAGTCCCGGCGATCTTTATCCGCTCCGGCCGTCGCTGCCCAACCACGCTCCATTTATTCTACTCGCCGGCGTCGATCTCTGGCATGCCCGCCTAGGGCACCCCGGGCACTCGACCATGCAGCAGCTCCTCCATAGCAGTTCTTTTCAATGTAATAAGAGCGTGCCACACTCCTGCCCTGCTTGCCGCTTGGGCAAGAGCACCCGCCTCccattttcttcttcctctcatatcTCTCGTTTCCCTTTTGAATTGTTGCATTGTGATGTATGGTGTTCTCCGATAATAAGCAATTCGGGTTTTCAATATTACTTGGTGCTTCTTGATGATTTCTCTCATCTTGTCTAGACGTTTCCGTTGCGCCGCAAGTCGGATGTTCTCTCCACGCTCACCTCGTTCTGCACCTTCGTGCAAACGCAGTTCGCGCGCCCCATCCTCGGTCTCCAAACCGACAACGGCCGCGAATTCGACAATCACGGTGTTCACTCTCTCCTCTCCGCGCATGGCTCCATTCTTCGCCTTACCTGCCCGTATACTTCCCAGCAAAACGGGCGTGCTGAACGTATTCTTCGCACACTCAATGACGCCGTTCGCGCTCTGCTTCTCCATGCCGCCGTCCCCGCTCGCTTTTGGCAAGAGGCCCCTCTCCACCGCCACACACACGCTCAACCTTCGCCCCTGCCGTGCCCGTGGCCAGTTCACTCCCTACCACCTGTTTTACGGCCAACCTCCCTCCTACGACAGTCTTCGGGTTTTTGGTTGCCTCTGCTACCCTAACCTGCTCGCCACTACCCCGCATAAACTCGCCCCCGGTCTATCCCTTGCGTCTTCTTCGGATACCCTCCTAACACCAAGGGGTTTCGCTGCTACGACCCGGAGTCTGGCCGTGTCATCATCTCCCGACATGTCTACTTTGACGAAACTATGTTTCCCTTTCAGCAGGTCTCGTGCTCGTCGCCTTCGTCGGTGCCCCCACCTGCACCACGGTGCTCTACCGTGGTTCTGCTACCTGCACGACCTGCGCCCCACGGCCCTCGTGGCGCCCCTCGTGCCACGGCGCCGCCTACAGGCGGCTCCTCGCACTCGGCGGGCTCTCCGCACCCTACTCCGCCTGCTACACCGTCGGGAGCGCCCTCTCCACCACTGGGATCTGCTCTCCCACCAGAGGTAGCTCCTACACCGCCAGGGTCCGCTGCAGCTACACTGCCCTCTCCACCGTCTGTTGCCGACTCGGTCTCGCCTGCGCCACCCATCGCTCCTATGCCCGCAGGGGCGGTCACCCGTGCGCGCGCCGGGATTCATCGTCCCAGCCGGCGCTACACCTCCGACGCGTACGTCTGCACGGCTACCACTGCGGCTACCTcaccgcctcctcccgccgcGGCTCCCGCGCCTGCTCCTTCTCCGCTCCCTGCCTCCGTTCACTCGGCGCTCCAGGACCCCCACTGGCGAGCGGCCATGCAGGACGAGTACGACGCGCTGCTGCGCAACCACACCTGGCAGCTCATTCCCCGTCCTGCTCGTGCCCACATCATCAGCGGCAAGTGGGTCTTCCGCCACAAACTTCACTCCGATGGCTCCCTGGACAGGTACAAGGCTCGCTGGGTCATCCGCGGCTTCCGTCAACTGGCTGGTCTCGACTTCACCGAGACTTTCGCCCCCGTCGTGAAGCCGGGCATGATTCGCTGCGTTCTCCAGCTCGCCTGCTCGCGTCGTTGGGTTGTTCATCAGCTCGACGTCTCCAACGCTTTCCTGCACGGGCACCTGACGGAGCAGGTCTTTTGCCAACAACCTGCTGGCTTCGTCGATCCTGCCCGGCCTGACGACGTCTGTCTTCTATCGCGCTCCCTCTACGGCCTCAAGCAGGCCCCGCGAGCGTGGTACCAATGCATTGCTGCGTTCCTGGTTTGTATCGGCTTCATCATCACCAGGTCCGACGCCTCGCTCTTCGTCTACCGCCGCGGAGCTGCCATGGCGTACCTCTTGTTGTACGTCGACGACATCGTTCTGGCCGCCTCCACCGACGATCTTCTTCGACATGTCATTGGTCTTCTTCAACTCGAATTCGCTCTGAAAGATCTCGGCGCCCTCCACTACTTCCTGGGTGTGGAAGTCATGCGGCACCCCGACGACTTCTTCCTTTGTCAGAAGAAGTATGCTCTCAACCTGCTCGACCGTGCTGGCATGACCAACTACAAGCCCGCATCCACTCCCATCGACACCTCCGGCAAGGTCTCCGGACAGGCTGGGGTTCCCTTCTCCGACGCCACCTTCTACAGCAGCATTGTCGGCGCCCTCCAGTATCTAACGCTGACGCGACCCGACCTCCAGTACGCGGTCCAACAAGTCTGCCTCCATATGCATGCTCCGCGCGACGTGCACTGGACGTTGGTGAAGCGCATTCCGCGGTACATTCGAGGGACGCCTTCTCTCAGGCTCTCTCTTTGTGCCTCCTCGACGCTCGACATCGTCGCCTACTCCGACGCCGACTGGGCCGGCCCCGACACTCGTCGCTCCACCTCCGGCTACTGCATCTACATGGGGCCTTCGCTGGTATCGTGGTCGTCTAAACGGCAGCCCGCCGTGCCTCGCTCTAGCGCGGAGGCCGAGTACCATGCCGTCGCCAACGCCGTTGCCGAGTGCTCGTGGCTGCGCCAACTCTTAACCGAGCTTCACTGCGGCATCACCAAAGCTACGGTGGTCTACTGCGACAACGTGTCGGCGGTGTACCTCTCCGCCAATCCCGTCCATCACCGCCGCACCAAGCATATCGAGCTCGACATCCACTTCGTCCGGGAGAAGGTGGCGCTCGGGCATGTCTGCGTGCTTCATGTCCCCACGACGCAGCAGTTCGCCGACGTCATGACCAAGGGGCTCCCGCCGACGGTGTTTCGGGAATTCCGCTCCAGTCTCTGCATCTCCGATGGCAAGGcatgcgcggggggggggggggggtgttgaaaTCCTTTGCCCACCGGCTCCAGTCTGCCCAACGGCTCCTCGCCCCTGGTCTTGACTTGCTCCGCAAgatagcatgcatgcatgcgataACTTGGCTCGTGCGCCAGCTCTCTGCATGCAGTGCCACGCCCCGCACGCCCGCACGCGTAGGAAGGGATAGCCATCGCTAACTGACGTGCCGCGTCGCCTGGCGCTACCGCTGCTGACTAGCTTCAACACTCTTTCTGTTAGATATTTAATGATCTATCACTGTATATATATACCCAAGGATTGGATTGAATAAAGTGTCCAGATCAAAATATCCCTTTCTCAATTCTTACAGATATGATTACGTTGCACTAAA
This window encodes:
- the LOC123428753 gene encoding chaperone protein ClpB1-like, producing the protein MKKNTSPTPRPFPSHRPSSPARPLPPRRPSASGTRPHAARHCTREGPAGDLVHGGDEGVEVGQEGLGERHVRGRRRPRVGTVFDDENLLVRIDMSEYMEQHSFARLIGAPPGYVGHEEGGQMTEQVRRRPYSVILFDKVDKVVVFNTLLQVLDDGRLTDGQGRTVDFRNTVIIMTSNLGAEHLLAGMMGKNSMKVARDLVMQEVCMDQ